GAGATAGAGCAACGGTGGATGGATGGCGAGACCGGGGTCTTGCAACAGCGGATTAAGGTCCTGGCCCTCGATCGGCGGATTGGCCATCCGCACGAATGGATCGGAGGTCAGAAGGATGAAAAGCAGGAAGGCAGCGCTGATCCAGGATTGCACTGCGAGCACAGCGGCATGGAGATCCTGCGGCATGCTGCGCGCCGAAAGCGCCACCGCCGCCGCGAAGACGGCGAGGATCAGCACCCAGAGCAGCATCGAGCCTTCGTGATTGCCCCAGACGCCGGTGATCTTATAAATCAGCGGCTTCGCCGAGGCCGAATTCTCATAGACGTTGACGAGCGAGAAATCAGACGTGATGTGCGCATAGGTCAGCGCAGCATACGACAAAGCGACAAAACCAAATCCTGCAAGCGCGGCTGTCGGCGCGACACCCATCAGGCGAGAATCGCGTGTCGCGACGCCCCATAGAGGCACGATCGCATTGAGGCAGGCGAGCGCCAGCGCCAGGATCAGCGCGAAATGGCCGGTTTCGACGATCATTGGCTCGACCCCATATCTGCATTCTCCTGCCAGCGGCCGGACTTCTTCAAAGCGTCAACGACTTCTTTGGGCATATAGCGCTCATCGTGCTTGGCGAGAACTTCCGAAGCGTCAAGGCCGCCCGCCGCCAGGACACCCTCCGCCACAACGCCCTGCCCTTCACGGAAAAGATCGGGCAAAGCGCCGTCATAGGTCACAGCGATCTCATGCTTGCCGTCGGTGACGTCGAAGCGCACATCCTGGCCCTCGTGGACGACAGAACCCTTTTTGACCAGACCGCCGATCCGCACCCGTGTGCCCGGCGGCAGGTCTTTCGCGACGATCTCGCTCGGCCCGTAAAAGAAAACGATGTTGTCGCGCAGCGCATAGAGCACGAGGCCCAAGGCCGTGCCTAGCACCGCCATCGCCGCAATAATTAGCGTCGCGCGCTTCTTTTTCCGGGTCATGATTCAAGTCCAAGCTCGTGCGCCAGCGCATCGATCCGCGCTGTCGCAGCGGCATCGCCATCGAAATCGTGCCGGGCGGTTTTCAGCGCCGCGCGCGCCTTGTCGATTTCATTCAAAACCTTATAGGCGCGAACGAGACGAACCCAACCGTCAATATCGTTACCATTCTGCGCAAGGCGTGCCGCCAAGCCATCGACCATCGACTGGATCGTCGCCTGTTGCTGCGCCGGAGACATGGCCGCGATCCGCGCCGCCTGACCCGACGCGGGCAGACCCTTATCAAGTTGCCCGAGCCGCGCGACGAGATCGGCCCGCCAGGGCGCATTGGGTGGCGCCGATGCCAAAAGCGGTCCCCAATATTTCCGCGCGGCGACAGCATCGTTTTCCTGCGAGGCCGCGAGGCCGAGGAAGAACATGGCTTTGGCTTCGTGCGGATCGGAGGCGATTGCCTTTTCGAACTGGTGACGCGCGTCTTCCGTCACGATGCCATTCGACGCGACGACGAGCGTTTCGCCATAGACGGTCAGCGTATCGGCATTTTGGGGGCGCAGACGAACCGCCGTCTGCGCGGCGTTGACGGCATCGCCCACGCGCCCGGTGATCAAGAGAGCTTGGGCCAGCACCTGATAGCCAAGACCATCCTGCGGATGCTGCGCCAGATGGGCTTCAACCCGGGCGATGGCGGCATTGACGTCCATCCGTCCGACTGGTGCGTTGAGCCGCGCCTGCAGCGGCAAATCCGGCCACGTCGGATGACCGAGATATGTATAGAATCCAAACCCGATCGCCGGAACAAAGACGAGCGCGATAACGGCCGCAACCCGCAAATGCCATTTCGGGCTTTGTACCGTTGTATCGGATGAGTGCGGGTCTTTCCCGCTGACGGCGAGGAGTTGGCGCGCCGCCTCGGTCTTCGCAGCGGCGGCTTCCTCCGCAGAAATATTGGCGCGCGCTTCATCACGCGTGATCTCTTCGAGCTTCGCCTGATAGAAAGCTACGTCCGGAGCCGTAGAATCGCGCCGCGCCGGCCGCGCTAGCGGCCAGAGAACGGCGAAGACCGCGCCGCCGGTCAAAAGCGCGAACAAACTCCAGAGCATGATTTTCCTTGTGCCTCTTCCGGCTGGCTCAGTACGCCTTTTTCGCCGGAATTTCCATCCGACAAAGGCGTGAACACTTTGAACTGATAAAAAATATATTTACGTATATTATCATGTTATTGCATCTCATTCTTAAACGGTAAATTCAAGCTGCCGCCGGCAATTCCAGTTCTGCACGCAGCCCGCCCGCCGGGCTCGCGTCGAGCCGCAGCGCACCGCCGTAGAGAGCGGCAAGGTCGGCGACGATTGAAAGACCCAGCCCTGATCCGGGCCGCGTTTCATCCAATCGGCGGCCACGCCGCATGGCGGCCTCGCGCAATTCCGGCGCGAGCCCGACGCCGTCATCATCGATGACGACGCGAAAGAATTTCTTACCCTGTGGATTGGCGGCCAAAGCCGTGATGGCGATGGTCACATTCTGACGCGCCCATTTCCCGGCGTTATCGACGAGATTGCCGATCATCTCCTCAAGATCCTGCCGCTCGCCGCGAAAACGGATGTTGTCTGCGACCTGCGCCGAGAAATTGATGCCCCGGTCGCGATAGATTTTCTCGAATGTGCGCACCAGACCCGTCGTCACCGGCGCAACCTCCGCCATATTGCCGATGGCGCCGACACGCACGGCGGCCCGCGCGCGATCAAGGTAATAAGTCACCTGATCGCGCATGATCGCCGCTTGCTCATGCACCTTGGACGACAGCGGACCCTTTTCGATGTCCGCCTCATTGATAATGACGCTGAGTGGCGTCTTCAGTGCATGCGCCAGATTTCCGACCTGGGTGCGGGCGCGTTCGACGACCTCGCGGTTGGCGTCGAGCAGGAGGTTCACTTCGGAGGCAAGGGGTGCAATGTCCTGCGGAAACTC
This Methylovirgula sp. DNA region includes the following protein-coding sequences:
- the ccmE gene encoding cytochrome c maturation protein CcmE; translation: MTRKKKRATLIIAAMAVLGTALGLVLYALRDNIVFFYGPSEIVAKDLPPGTRVRIGGLVKKGSVVHEGQDVRFDVTDGKHEIAVTYDGALPDLFREGQGVVAEGVLAAGGLDASEVLAKHDERYMPKEVVDALKKSGRWQENADMGSSQ
- the ccmI gene encoding c-type cytochrome biogenesis protein CcmI, yielding MLWSLFALLTGGAVFAVLWPLARPARRDSTAPDVAFYQAKLEEITRDEARANISAEEAAAAKTEAARQLLAVSGKDPHSSDTTVQSPKWHLRVAAVIALVFVPAIGFGFYTYLGHPTWPDLPLQARLNAPVGRMDVNAAIARVEAHLAQHPQDGLGYQVLAQALLITGRVGDAVNAAQTAVRLRPQNADTLTVYGETLVVASNGIVTEDARHQFEKAIASDPHEAKAMFFLGLAASQENDAVAARKYWGPLLASAPPNAPWRADLVARLGQLDKGLPASGQAARIAAMSPAQQQATIQSMVDGLAARLAQNGNDIDGWVRLVRAYKVLNEIDKARAALKTARHDFDGDAAATARIDALAHELGLES
- a CDS encoding ATP-binding protein, with product MRRLNPRHWSIAARLFVSAAVLSSIILVIAGAGLSALYRKSAETRFDEQLGFYLRALVADIASPSEENRPQQFELGEPQFEIPLSGWYWQITRLDGNDPNIISSRSLFAERLPQLVTKGVPAGVGGARDGYVKGPDEKILRMVERTIDTGDEGIYLVQVAATTAPMESEVEGFELALIVTFTLLAAALVGSAVLQMRYGLEPLRRLQEGVASIRQGQGEKIGGEFPQDIAPLASEVNLLLDANREVVERARTQVGNLAHALKTPLSVIINEADIEKGPLSSKVHEQAAIMRDQVTYYLDRARAAVRVGAIGNMAEVAPVTTGLVRTFEKIYRDRGINFSAQVADNIRFRGERQDLEEMIGNLVDNAGKWARQNVTIAITALAANPQGKKFFRVVIDDDGVGLAPELREAAMRRGRRLDETRPGSGLGLSIVADLAALYGGALRLDASPAGGLRAELELPAAA